From the Leptolyngbyaceae cyanobacterium genome, one window contains:
- a CDS encoding glycosyltransferase: MTRILILYASLGSGHISAANALSEAFSHYPNVEILCEDALAHASGIYRNAVIQAYKESSEKFPLFYKAIYEGSDVDDLEKSFDSNLAWARLELPFFRRLGKLLKTTDPDVIVCVQQIPTRLLQLLSPEYKTTKPQYVVVTDLVVHSTWLNYGIDGYFLPTDLSANMLKSRGVDGKLLHVTGIPIKLEAMQQKSTQEMRSHHDLPTDIPVLTLFGGGLNSRRVRAVVSSLLETPMPLMVVVVSGRNEELLEALEDLTDSNQVKLRKLGTIDYVDDLIVASDLIITKAGGLITSEILARGTPMIIVEPIPGQEEQNADAIAAAGAGVQLRLLEMVAPAAQYLLKRPERLQQMRQAALELGKPRAALNIAEFILKDWQSHVRSSEEVRE, encoded by the coding sequence CAAATGTAGAGATTCTCTGTGAAGATGCTCTGGCTCATGCTAGTGGGATTTATCGCAATGCGGTGATCCAAGCTTATAAAGAATCTAGTGAGAAATTTCCGTTATTTTATAAAGCAATCTATGAGGGAAGTGATGTTGATGATTTGGAAAAATCCTTTGATAGCAATTTAGCTTGGGCGAGGCTAGAACTTCCTTTTTTTAGGCGTTTGGGAAAGTTGCTCAAAACAACCGATCCGGATGTGATTGTCTGTGTGCAACAAATTCCTACTCGTTTGTTGCAACTTTTATCACCGGAATATAAAACTACTAAGCCTCAATATGTGGTTGTGACCGATTTAGTTGTTCACAGTACGTGGTTGAATTATGGGATAGATGGCTATTTTTTACCGACTGATTTAAGTGCAAATATGCTCAAAAGTCGAGGAGTAGATGGGAAGCTTTTGCACGTTACTGGTATTCCGATTAAACTGGAAGCGATGCAGCAGAAATCGACACAAGAAATGCGATCGCATCACGATCTACCTACAGATATACCAGTCTTAACTTTGTTTGGCGGTGGGTTGAATTCGCGACGAGTTCGTGCCGTAGTTTCATCCCTGCTGGAAACTCCCATGCCTTTAATGGTAGTAGTTGTATCAGGTCGAAATGAAGAATTACTAGAAGCATTAGAAGATTTAACAGATAGCAATCAAGTTAAGTTACGCAAGTTGGGAACTATTGATTATGTAGATGACTTGATCGTGGCTAGCGATTTGATTATCACTAAAGCAGGTGGATTAATTACTAGTGAGATTTTGGCACGAGGAACCCCAATGATTATTGTGGAACCAATTCCAGGGCAAGAAGAACAAAATGCAGATGCGATCGCAGCAGCAGGCGCAGGAGTGCAACTGCGACTCCTAGAAATGGTGGCACCAGCCGCCCAATATCTCCTCAAACGCCCGGAACGTCTGCAACAAATGCGTCAAGCTGCTTTGGAATTAGGAAAACCCCGCGCTGCTTTGAATATCGCCGAATTCATTCTCAAAGATTGGCAATCCCACGTTAGAAGTAGTGAGGAGGTGAGAGAGTGA
- a CDS encoding family 1 glycosylhydrolase, protein MTSSKDFLWGVATSGYQSEGGYNQPGQPQNNWSVWEKQGKVMPTKAAAEFWTRYEEDFQNCQNIGINSFRLGLEWARIQPSTSLEAMSAPAFDTEALDAYADRIAACRRHGLEPIVTLHHFTHPAWLGVDAWLSKDTIDCFAEYVRVAVTHINRRLCDRYQLPPIHWYITINEPNILVSNTYLSGMFPGGSERGITTMFQAYNHLLTAHVRAYNYIHHLYQTEGWATPQVSLNTYCSDLYWSEKVIWDLLEVRKKGIKPIELREWTYVNAQELETALRNANLPFRRNNLPYQLGRLTHWLANRLGTRNFDIKYLDIYLRELENAPHPNVFDYVAIDYYDPFIAHTFRLPNFTDFEFETKDFRGWLMSGITSKWWDWRTLPEGLHFFCQFYAQKLGYPIMIAENGMALRRKPDNSNATRRPDQFTRSEFIKAHLQQVKRLQNEGVPMLGYMHWSLTDNYEWGSYTPRFGLFAIDFTTGTERLVEDHLGDRPSLTYAKLIKEASLG, encoded by the coding sequence ATGACATCAAGTAAAGACTTTCTCTGGGGAGTTGCGACATCCGGCTACCAGAGTGAAGGAGGTTACAATCAACCGGGACAACCACAAAATAATTGGTCTGTTTGGGAAAAACAGGGCAAAGTGATGCCTACCAAAGCCGCTGCCGAGTTTTGGACGCGGTATGAGGAGGATTTTCAGAACTGCCAAAATATCGGAATCAATAGCTTTCGGTTGGGGTTGGAATGGGCGAGAATTCAACCTTCTACGTCTCTTGAAGCGATGTCTGCCCCTGCTTTTGATACGGAAGCGCTCGATGCTTATGCCGATCGCATTGCTGCTTGTCGTCGTCACGGACTAGAGCCGATCGTCACCTTACATCATTTTACCCACCCTGCTTGGTTGGGAGTAGATGCCTGGTTATCAAAAGATACGATCGATTGTTTCGCCGAATACGTGCGAGTGGCAGTCACTCACATCAATCGCCGTTTGTGCGATCGCTATCAACTCCCACCCATCCACTGGTACATTACAATTAACGAACCGAATATTCTCGTTTCCAATACTTATTTAAGCGGTATGTTTCCCGGCGGTTCAGAGCGGGGAATTACTACAATGTTTCAAGCTTACAACCATCTTTTAACCGCCCACGTTCGAGCCTATAACTACATTCATCATCTCTATCAAACAGAAGGTTGGGCAACTCCCCAAGTTTCTCTTAATACATATTGTAGTGACCTTTATTGGTCAGAAAAAGTGATTTGGGATTTGCTCGAAGTACGAAAAAAAGGCATCAAACCAATTGAATTACGAGAATGGACTTATGTTAATGCTCAAGAATTAGAAACTGCATTGCGTAATGCCAACCTGCCTTTTCGTCGGAACAACTTACCTTATCAATTAGGCAGGCTAACTCACTGGCTGGCTAATCGGTTAGGAACTCGCAATTTTGATATTAAATATTTGGATATTTATTTGCGGGAATTAGAAAATGCTCCTCATCCAAATGTGTTTGATTATGTAGCGATCGACTACTACGATCCTTTCATCGCTCATACGTTCCGCCTACCAAATTTTACAGACTTTGAGTTTGAAACTAAAGATTTTCGCGGTTGGTTGATGAGCGGGATTACTAGCAAATGGTGGGATTGGCGAACGCTTCCAGAAGGACTGCACTTTTTCTGTCAATTTTACGCACAAAAACTCGGTTATCCGATTATGATTGCAGAAAATGGCATGGCACTGCGCCGCAAACCCGATAATAGCAACGCCACGCGCCGTCCAGATCAATTCACTCGCAGCGAGTTTATCAAAGCCCATTTACAACAAGTGAAACGATTACAAAATGAAGGAGTGCCAATGCTCGGTTATATGCACTGGTCTCTGACGGATAATTATGAGTGGGGGTCTTATACGCCTCGGTTTGGATTATTCGCGATCGATTTTACGACAGGTACAGAGCGATTGGTTGAAGATCACTTAGGCGATCGACCCTCGCTAACTTACGCCAAGTTAATTAAAGAAGCTAGCTTGGGGTGA